ggaactaactaccagtttatcttagagcaaaagtgtctacatacataacttctatcggcaccagtatcaaacagaatagaagctaatagattattgatagtgaatatacctgtaaacaagtcggggttctcatgggcatcccttgcgtttacgttgaaagctctgccacgcgatggtccgccgtcctttcgcttgttgggacactcatttctgaagtggctcgtctgtccgcattcatagcactttctcggtccagtagcGTTTGTCTTCatattcagggtggtgatcttgcagtctttgccaatatgcccagtccttttacatttttcgcagaccacgttgcagtacccggtgtgatgcttgtagcatctcttgcactgcggcatactacccttgtagttagagttcgagctagtgttcttgttggggttgtttcccttgaaaccttcaTGTCGCTTAGCTGGGTTTTAATCATAGACTCTcctcttgttgttgtcccacttacgcttctcactactacccgattcggattttgccttttctggttcatcgctgataatttggtttattaaggtgtgcgccatgcgcattgcttccgggacattagctggcttagaagaggtgacatttcccttaatggacttaggaagtccccacaagtacctttccatgcgcttaaacaccggggtaaccatcgtgggacacatcagagctaattccagatacctacggttgtaaccatcaagatcgtttcctaccactttcagtccccaaaactcagtttccatcttctgtatctctgtcctgggggaCTACTCTtcaatcatagcccccttaaattcctcccatggggtagcatacgtctcatcgataccctttgcttgagccagtgtgttccaccaggttagtgcgccgtctgacagcgtacaagaagcatactttgttttgttcatctctgagcagttgcttacacggaacaccgattctaatttctcaaaccacctagtgagaccaactggaccctcagtaccactaaagttgtggggcttgcagctttgaaattccttataagtacacccattacgaataggctggttaactggtggggcttgggggttcatttccgctaaagctgcggctactcgttcagtgatcatttcttcgatatgtgctgctgtgggcgttgatcttccgttggccattgatgttctaaacaaaaattttgactcaagtcaaaatccagtattcagataatagtacagtatatggtaaccaacatggaatcaacacaacacatgctaattaagtaacgcaaatagattcagataccacataatcatcatatagtaacgtaaatagaacaccgtgcaagaattaaacaacacaaagttccattcattaataaaaagttgcatacactCGCATAAGGTtcttacaatacataagtaaaacataaaactacaacagagattacataaagaaatctaatacaaaaagccctatggtgacggtgggtaaaggatgtccatcatgtgggacacctggtcctcgagctcagttacccgagcacggaggatatccacctccctcgtcagttcctcgatagagggaggggctggtggagcaggcggtgctgatggtgcaggtggtgccggtggtgcaaatgatgctggtggagcgggtggtgcagacggtccggcaccagaagtagatgctacgtatcggggagccttacgtatgaatggatcagcaggatacggcacaagccacttacgggcggtaactccaACCTTCAGTCCAcgtgcgttaacgaacgacctacctccgttaacccttggaataacagtaccgtcgaaacgataccgcttcttcggcggggtggagggtggctgcacgggtgcctcttcagggtcctcgtcggaatcatcatcgctggaatcgtcggatgtgagtcgtcggatgatgagtcgtcggatgatgagtcatcagaatcatgtggaggtggctctgCTCATCCGgtggtcatcagtcggtatctgcagGGTGGAATCAGCACGACAcgcccatcaggaaggcgtcggcaccaatggttatgctcattactgaacggaacgtccccatatcccccaggaatcacagcaccaccggaatggtgttgtggctccgagggtcctgggatgagtggagctggaatctccggtggatcctcatgtccgtctgagatgatcactgggtcgggtgcatggctactggctccggagggcgaagcgccagagtcactggaaggtaaagaggacgggatctgtgaatcggcaacaatggcaggcgatgtggcggatgagtctgagtcgctctccaaaatgataacaggcgggacatctgacatctgaacaaggaaaaataactttttccatgtcagtaagtcataaagcaagcacgtattaggcaaagtaactacgacagtctagatcatctatagcagtaagtagcatggcaataacgacaagtatcatgcaatcgaaagcagataatagcatgcagtagtgaaagcaagtaacagcatacggcatatagcagtaaaagtaagcagcagtatgcagcaagttcagcagaaacaagtaaactagcaagttgtagattagtcctattagtgaatcctactcggtccggtctagactcactaatgcaacctaattccctacaaccaatgctctgataccaaatgtgatgccccgtataaaccatcgtgtacgaatcatcaacaacaggatcattacaaggtcaaatactatatgctgtttcaaaaaaagtttgcattcatgaataaaggtgatgtcttaaccaacatcaaatgtcttacaacaaaagtatgcttcagtgaacagaagcaattagtaatagtacgtgacccaatggtcgttacaaatcattgtttcaaaaggtaacatagtttgaatgcaaataaaatgtttcatgcggtgaaaACTCTAactagcgcagcgggtgtctacaaagcatgagtagtacagcggaagcaagcaaaccttaagcacctgagaaaaacatgtttaaaaacgtcaacacaaaggttggtgagctatagtttaagtataacagtaatgtaaggtaggccacgagatttcagtgcttcaacagcgtttcaaaacagtatgaaaagtttatgtttaaccgtgggcactttgtaactaacttaacgtttatcaccccctaaaagtacacttgacgagtgcgtatgtttacgaagtattaaacacccgttaaatgctagcgctattagcccgagtggggatgtcaaaccctatggatccatatctaagattcgcgttcaccggttcaaagaccaatgactaaacgttaccgagctaagggaaaagtttatgccgttgtataacccacacatatgtaaagtttaagtactcgtgcctagtatgtaaaacgtaaaatgtgcatgtattctcagttcccaaaatagttaaagtaaaaatggatgctataactcacagtggaaagtagtaaaagtcgatacgctgaaaggtaagcaaagtggttggtccgaaaagtcctcaacctaagtcaaaagttactaagtcagtaaatcgttcccaaaggtttaaaagtatgtaaattaggtcttaagtaccatcatcattcatcattaaacaaaaagtgtaaagtaagttttaagtcaagactagcttttaaaacaagggctgaattcgttcagtcactacgacctctatacaaactaaaatgaggtgaggccagtggccatggctctgtatatgagtcccctagaggctgaccaatttccagaaccaaactcgtctttgtttgaccgtggtgacggtttaagtgcgagtaggtcagaaatttcagcacaacgttaatagggtgtagtgactttcgggaggccatagatcctaaaccgtaactcggattaagacgaggtctaaacggaaaatcatctactagaACCGAACTAattaaaaatcaactttccagtagcccaggtattctgatcagacccgaaaaatagtaggttaagtgttccggtgggttcttggtgctcgatgctcatcacggttctcatccttgatgcttatagcttcaagtgtacaactcgttgatgtgtttgcatcatcttaaccaaggtttgaccatcataacactagtgtaagtctaagatatgtagcacaactcacttaagagttgtatgtagtttgatgaaccaaagttacatcaagatcttagatccgacacatacatgagttacaaaagtaatattaagctataaacttgaaagtaaactaaataatcaagatcataaattgtagaacttagatcttagctagatcttaaagatcctagactggaaagtctagatctagtgttcttaagttagatcctaagttacaaaacttggatctacacttttaatgaaaccataagttatgaaacttagattttcaacttgaaaaatgtatgtaagcttgtaagctcttatttacaacaaaattagaagaccataagttatataaacttagatccaacataagtatatgaagttataactagaaagttatacttccatgttctttgaacttacaaagttaactttggttcaagaaaaatgagatcaagattaactagtaatacttgaccaaaataacaacatcacaaactttaaagtacttacaaaagaaggaaaataaactaaagtacatgtattatgttcatgttttgtttcatacttaggaagattcaaatcaaagtttgaatcttaggatttaagtctacaaacatgaacacaagtatgaatatgaaacttatgaactttaaatcttgaaaacattaattgtaaaaccataaactagaaagtttaggttcttgtttgttcttgaaataacaagataatatgaagaataaactagatagtttgattcttacaactagtgagtaacaaacaacaaacaacaagtaacttaaacaacaacaaagaacaagtattaaaacaagcaaatgatgatgatgatgtatgtataTGTTCGGTTTTTgaagagaaaaagaagagaaatgaagccttgtaacttacaatatttgagagaaaaagatgagagaaaaagtggTGTAAGTGTGTGTGAGTAAAATGGAGTGAATACTAGCTTATAAGTTAACAAAAATAAAAAGTTTTGAATCCTCCCTTGTACCCATCAAAGCCGACGGTcaagcccccccccccccccccccccccaaaagaaGTAAAGTCCAAATCTACTTTCTTGTGTTGGAGTATGGTGTGAGCTAGAAGAAGAAATAAAGCTAAATGgttatgggaacaaggtgtaaatgtgtaagtaactagattcctcatgACTAATTATTCCTTGATTAAGCTTAAAcatcattaacataatgttgggctaattagtcaattaagaaagtagggtgggcttccatgtccatgtacattaataaaagcccaagtctaaATAAAtagcaaattaaataaacaaagcccacgtaattaactagtaaccttagttaattaaaatgattaataataaataatcatgaatgtaaataatattcgaaaatattattcgtgaaacgtacgtgtgtcacaaagacaaagcGGGCATGTAAAGtcgaatacggtaacaagtaaatgtaataaaatacattcattaaagtgcaagtattaataataaattattaataattaaacgttggaaaattcagggtcgttacatttatCCCTTCCAATTCACTATTGGTATAACTCAATTAAACAAGTATTAATCTTTATCAAGTTTTCATCTAACTCACATAGACATAAGTTCTTAAATTTATCAAAAACGTCATCTTGGGCACTTTCATGTAAATTATAGTCTTTATTCCTAACTAGATTAACACTAAGTGGATTTAGAACAAATTATCAACTCACAATAATAAGTCTTACAATAACTAAAATCGATAAATTTACATTAAACGATAACTTGAATAATTCAATAAATCATAAATCCAAAGACTTTATCAATACAAATCATGAATCACAATAATACTTGAATGAAATTATAAATACACAATTGTTCAGTGGAAGGAATAAATAAGAAACTTAGCTGAACATAttggtgatgatgaacatgatgaatGGATGATGAAGCATGAAAAACAAGCCTTTGATCCTTGAAAAAATGTGAATTTAGATGTTAGGATTAGGGTTTATAGCTCCAAAACTGAGGTAAAAAGTCCCCCAATTCGTGGCCTAAGGGTTTGGTATCTATAGATGTAACAAAACTAGTTCCCAAAGTCAAAAACCCTTAAAATTCGACTTCCACCGTAAATTGCTGTGTTTTTACCGAATATTGCGGTCACGTCGCAGAACTGCGGCCACATTGTGTTTTTTTTACCTTTTTCCAGATGGCATCGCAAATTGCGGCCAAAGCATTGCAAACGGTCTCCTACAAAAATATAACTTGTAGATATCTGAAATACGAACGTCTGGTAATTTGATTCACCTTAAACGGGggtcgtatgctcaagttatggccAAAACTGTAACAGCGCGCGTGAGACAACTTTTTCTGCATTTTCAGCATCTTTTAACTTTTTTTCGCGCAATCTTCTTCAATACTTGATATACATGAAAACTCATAAAAACACTTCGTTTCGAccattaaattcacataaaacccttGTCATTAATAACCATTCCGAGCATAAATTAGGGACCGATCAGTCCCTACCCCCAACACGCCACTCAACAAGCAACACCATTATTCACCAATTTACCAATTTACCAGTATGCTCACCACGCACCCCACTCGTTAGCACCCCACCCGTTAACACGTCACTTTTCTCCGTCATGGTTGAAAATGATCTAAATGTTCACACAAATAATATGCATATGTAGATTGTATGTACATGAATAAGTCTTTAATTTGTTAATAAGTCTTTTTTTTTTTCCGATCTTCTGTAAGACCACTTCTAATGATGTCTGTGATATTACGGACATATCACAGACAGTTTATGCATTTTTTGGCCAAAAGTGTAATCTGCTTGTGACTAGGTAATGTCAGTTTCTGAGATTTTTTTAACCGTTGTGTTAGTTTTTGTGTTAAATATTAAgtagggtgatgtggtaaaatttgattaaaaataaattaattataagaaatatatattataaaatcagAAAAATCAGTGATTGGTTGAAGGAGGAAGTGACATTTTACTAACACCTCTGACTGACGCCCTCTTAGACTCCGTCAATTTACGGAGTGTTAAGCAGTCTAACGAGTCTTATGTTTAGTAGTAGAGTTGTTTTCCTTATTTTCTAGTAGTGAGTACGGAGTAGCATTGTGTTATTTGGGTCTATAAATAACTGTTGCAACCATTGATGATTATCTATCAAACCAGATACATACACAATTGGTTGCCAAATTCCTGTTAATTTTCTGGTATCACTTTCATTTCACAACTGAAGCACAAACACAGTAGTAGCTAAATAGAGATTAAATGCATATGTTAGAGTAATCTAAATTCTAACAAGAGATGCTGCAAGATAAAAGGCAGAACTACAACAAGCATAAATGAAAACACAAATTGGTTGAACAAATACTACTACCTAAATTTTATTTATAGTTTGTCATCATAATATTTTCAAGGATAATACGAACCACTAACCGACGCCTGATCAACTACAAACAGGGCAACGAACGAGTCCGTTTTCATTACAATCAGTACATTTCACATTCACTATTTTCTCTAATTGTTCTTCATCATCAATCTGTTTCAAAACCTTAACCATCTTACAACTTCCATTACAACCATTACATGGCAAGAATCTTGCACCACCACAAACTTCACAAACATACCCTGCTTTCAATTTAGGCAAACCTTCAAGCAAATGACCTAAATACCCTTCTTCAACTATCCTCAAAAGTTCATCAGATCCACCTATATACCTTCCTTTTACAAACACTCTAGGAGGGACtaattcaagtttctctttttcctTCATTAACTCCCAAAGCTCGTCTCGAAAACCTCGATCCATCGATATATCTCGCTCACAATAAAACACCCCAAACCCCTCAAGCACAGCCCTAACTGCATTACAAGCCTCAAAAGTCTTTCTAACCCCTCTCAATGAAGTTGTATAAATCACAACTTTATTTTCCCCTTTGGGTGGACAAATCGATTCAAACCCATCAAGATAACCCGGTTTAGAAACATGGGTTTTAATCAAGTTTTGATTTTTATGATTAGGGTTTGAGTTTTCTGAATCTTTATCAAGTAGGGCATACCTAAAAGGTGATGGCTTTGAGGGTTGTGGTGAAAACTTGAAACTTTCttgaaagtttgaatctttatcaagtCCAGCCATTAGTTCCCATGAGTTAATGACTTCTGGGCTTTGTTCGGATCTTGGGTCGGGTAAAATTGAACCGAGGGTGAATCGAGGTGGTGGGGTTGGGGGTATCGTAGTTGGGGAAGATGATGGGTCTAGGGTTAAGAGACCATAAGTAGTGGAAGTTAGAGACACAATGTGGTGGCCCAATGAAGAGCTACCAATTTGGGTGAAATCATCATCTTGGTTTAGTAAATTTGATGAAACACAACCCATTTTGTTCGATTTAGAAAAATGTATATAGATCTATAATTTTGTTGCAGGAATAAGTTTTGGGGGAGAAGAGTTTGACCAGAGATTTTGTGGGTTgaatatgaaaatggttattattaatctaattgaaTATTTCAAATATGGGTTTGATGCTTGGTTTTAGCGCctgaatttttatttaatatttgaaTGTGAAATTGAAGGTTTGTTGCTGTCATCTTCCTAGTTTTGGGCCGCATCATATTATGTTTTGGAATGAACAATAATAATCTACTCGTAAAATTTAATAAGCAAATTCCTAAATCCTAATGAAAGTCTTTAATGTTACGGAATatttcatttattttttttactatttttatGAACGGCTATTTCGGCATCATTCAAAGAGGACTGAATCCCATTGGTGACCATTGCCACTCTCACACGTTACGGAGGAAATCCACCCTGAATCCGGGAAAAGAAAACCCCCGAAGAGATTTAAATTcgcaaaaaaaaaattcaaagtttACCTCTCCTAATGaaaatttaattttattattttcatgtcgtctcaattttatttttaatttaatctaattttttttttaaaaattcctacttattggctggaggtccactcggaagcaatctctctatccgtcgaatagagagagaaatgactttctctacttttgagagtgttttcactttaGGTGgaaaaatgacttgtctttataaTCGGATAggagaaagattgtctacatctcacctcctctATACAACAATCATGTGttattggattttgttgttgttattgttgttgttgtacgtgTACATATAAATATTTAAATGCACGATTGTAATGAAGCTATAAATTTTAATGATGAATAAATCAATTTCTCATTGAAGAACAACTCCCAAAACTAGGATGAATTTGTTAAGATGTTAGAATCATAAATTATCTGGATAAATCATTACTCTATTattcacataataataataataataataataataataataatcataaataagaTCATTGTGCATGTGATATCACGAGCACTTTTTACACTTTTTATCAAAAAGTGCAATCTGTTTGTGATTAGATAATGTTAATTTCTGACACTTTTATAATCATTGTGTCAGTTTTTTTTTTGTCAGTTTTCCTGTAGGGTTCATCAGTTTTTGATTTAATTAATTTCATTtttacataaataaaataaaatacatgcAATATTAAAAACAAAATACATTTTATTAAAATTcaacaatacaaaacaattaatgaatacataatttaaaaaaataataataataataataaagatgaagtaaaaatattaaaatataaagaTTACATAAATAAGCACTATTTCATAGGTCGAAATGACGTTGGAAGATTCTGTTGGTTAGTGATCAAAtggtaatattcaaatgttaaccactttattttgatgatgacaccaagtcttatgtGCTTAAAAAGCGTATAGAACAACAAAAGTTCACGAGCCTACATGATCTCTAGCAAACGACTAATACACATAATAAACAAGTCAAAAGAGTAATTTGAAAAACTCTGGATGAGCACGGCTGGGTCCATGGTCGACCGCATGTCAGACCGTGGATATCATGTACTTTGGTTCTGAGGAACAaggtgcacggtcgactccacggtcaacCATGGGTCGACTGCAGTTTTATCTGTCCGGATTTTTGATCAAATaatgtttgactacttcggggcatctataatttagaaAACTTATTTCAACATGCTTAGACTAGTTGTCTCCTTCATAtgcaaatgagttttggtcactaaaacgctaatcttggttaatctcACATAATAACGTCTTAATGACACTTTAGCTTGTGATCAATGTTAAACACATAAGTGTTGCTAAATGTCCTTTTGCAAAGCCATCCTTTTTAAATCTAGAATAAATATAGACATGATTAAGATGTCATTAAAGTCCCAACTAAAGAGATGTtctccacttgattaaccattaagcattacttacatgcttaaGTATGTTTATCTCTTTATGATTAATGTAATTCCCTAGAAGTCTTCATGTAAATCAAATGGATCTTATTTGGAGGGTTTCAAGTAACCAATGAATGCATATACTTGCTATCAAATGTTGACAAATAGTTTGGAAGACATGAGATATGGTGTTTGGCTTGTTGTGGTTTGTCAAAGGATAAATGCAATTCTCAAAGAGTCTTTACAAGATTCAAATTAGTCTCATTTGACTTGTTGCAAGCAACCAATGAGGCAAGATACATCCATCAAAGTATTGACAAATTGTTCAAGACATGGGATATGATGTTTGAAGTGTTGTGGGTTGTCAAAGCATTAAAAATCTGCATTTGCCATAATGGGAAATCAATGACACAAAAGAAGGACCTTGTGACTTTTCTCTTTTACAAGCTCATGTCCACCTCAATCAATACATCCAAAGTATAAGATGAAAGTCAAGGACTTCCAGGTGTATTAAGCATCTTTTGAAGGctctatatgtgatgacccggaaatttccgatcaaatttaaaccttaatctttatatgtttccgacacgataagcaaagtctataatgttgagtctaaagaCTTTGAACtgctttcatatatgcaattatcctttgactattcctgacgattcacgaacgagtgttgtgatcagatatatatataagaatataagtttatataataaattgaagtaATAAAATACGACTTAATCAAttaagttaattatgtaaaatattacaCAAGATAAAAGGTTAATATTAGgaatgaaactatatatatattttgtgatataatttatgtatagataataattaatcaataaaagttaatatatatataatagatatataaagATACATATTAGAAAATCCGTatttatattataaagataattattaatagtattattattactactaatattatatatcaataaaataaattattaatattgagatcattaagaatattattataactattaagttGTTATCTTGAAattgttattattaggataattattattaattttattattatgatattattattaatatgattacaatcattattattattactaaaaattataactttttatttttattattatttttatcatttaacttattgttattaaacttattttgatattattataattattattattattagtatttttattattattaataataatatccatattattattattattaactaattattaatattaattgaagaTAATTAAAAATCAAAATAATCGTACAATCTGTTTTTAATCGCTATCAACTATTCTGAATATTTGTTTCTGTCTCACACTCTTTTAACAACGAATCTCAAGTATCAATTAGAGCCAAAATCAGTTACATGTACATGGATTACAGCTCATCAGAATGATTA
This genomic window from Rutidosis leptorrhynchoides isolate AG116_Rl617_1_P2 chromosome 2, CSIRO_AGI_Rlap_v1, whole genome shotgun sequence contains:
- the LOC139891559 gene encoding uncharacterized protein At3g28850-like is translated as MGCVSSNLLNQDDDFTQIGSSSLGHHIVSLTSTTYGLLTLDPSSSPTTIPPTPPPRFTLGSILPDPRSEQSPEVINSWELMAGLDKDSNFQESFKFSPQPSKPSPFRYALLDKDSENSNPNHKNQNLIKTHVSKPGYLDGFESICPPKGENKVVIYTTSLRGVRKTFEACNAVRAVLEGFGVFYCERDISMDRGFRDELWELMKEKEKLELVPPRVFVKGRYIGGSDELLRIVEEGYLGHLLEGLPKLKAGYVCEVCGGARFLPCNGCNGSCKMVKVLKQIDDEEQLEKIVNVKCTDCNENGLVRCPVCS